A window of Pseudomonas guangdongensis contains these coding sequences:
- a CDS encoding OprO/OprP family phosphate-selective porin, whose translation MTTDGADLVIKTKSGLEVATADKEFSFKVGGRLQADYSNFDGVYTKDGNNADAAYFRRAFLEISGVAYKDWAYAISYDFSHNAGSSEDGYFDEASIAYTGFKPVTIKLGRFDPDFGLEKATSSKWVTAQERNAAYDLVDWANGHQNGMGIQVAGTAADMFYGSASLSAKDENDQDGQSVKQFNLRGVFAPMAEAGNVLHLGLNFAQRDMSDTEFDSRIRSRLGMRGVSTKGGNDAGDNGNRPHLGGAEATAAGTFGNDRAWGLEAAWAMGPLSVQGEYLQRKLQSDDGAYSDVKANGYYAQVAYTLTGEARGYKLGKFDSIKPANKQTGAWEVFYRYDHLSVEDDNNYVAFKNDDGKAGKNFGPIGDIDGKVHNIGVNWYANENVKLSGAYVKAKADNAPNGANDEDGDGIVFRAQYAF comes from the coding sequence GTGACCACCGATGGCGCAGACCTTGTCATCAAGACCAAAAGCGGCCTGGAAGTCGCCACCGCCGACAAGGAGTTCAGCTTCAAGGTCGGCGGTCGCCTGCAGGCCGACTACAGCAACTTCGACGGTGTCTACACCAAGGACGGCAACAACGCCGACGCCGCCTACTTCCGCCGCGCGTTCCTGGAGATTTCCGGCGTGGCCTACAAGGACTGGGCCTACGCGATCAGCTACGACTTCTCGCACAACGCCGGTAGCTCCGAAGACGGCTACTTCGACGAAGCCTCCATCGCCTACACCGGTTTCAAGCCGGTCACCATCAAGCTCGGCCGCTTCGACCCCGACTTCGGCCTGGAGAAGGCCACCAGCTCCAAGTGGGTGACCGCCCAGGAGCGCAACGCCGCCTACGACCTGGTCGACTGGGCCAACGGCCACCAGAACGGCATGGGCATCCAGGTCGCCGGCACCGCCGCCGACATGTTCTACGGCTCGGCCAGCCTGAGCGCCAAGGACGAAAATGACCAGGACGGCCAGAGCGTCAAGCAGTTCAACCTGCGCGGCGTGTTCGCCCCGATGGCCGAGGCCGGCAACGTCCTGCACCTGGGCCTCAACTTCGCCCAGCGCGACATGTCGGACACCGAATTCGACAGCCGCATCCGCAGCCGCTTGGGCATGCGCGGCGTAAGCACCAAAGGTGGCAACGATGCCGGCGACAACGGCAACCGCCCGCATCTGGGCGGCGCCGAAGCTACTGCTGCAGGCACTTTCGGCAATGATCGTGCCTGGGGTCTGGAAGCAGCCTGGGCCATGGGCCCGCTTTCGGTACAGGGCGAGTACCTGCAGCGCAAGTTGCAATCCGACGACGGCGCCTACAGCGATGTCAAGGCAAACGGCTACTACGCACAAGTTGCCTACACCCTGACCGGCGAAGCACGCGGCTACAAGCTAGGCAAGTTCGACAGCATCAAGCCTGCTAACAAGCAGACCGGCGCCTGGGAAGTCTTCTATCGCTACGATCACCTCAGCGTCGAAGACGACAACAACTATGTGGCCTTCAAGAACGACGACGGCAAGGCCGGCAAGAACTTTGGCCCTATCGGCGACATCGACGGCAAGGTTCACAATATCGGCGTCAACTGGTATGCCAACGAGAACGTCAAGCTGAGCGGTGCCTATGTCAAGGCCAAGGCTGACAACGCCCCTAACGGCGCCAACGACGAAGACGGCGACGGTATCGTGTTCCGCGCCCAGTACGCCTTCTGA